Proteins from one Ketobacter alkanivorans genomic window:
- the efp gene encoding elongation factor P — MANYSTNEFRLGLKVMLDGDPCSIVENEVVKPGKGQAFNRVRLRNLKSGKTWERTFKSGESVEAADIMDVDLQYLYNDGEFFHFMDQQSFEQQAADATAVGETAKWLKEEDVCTVTLWNGTPLAVAAPNFVELEIIETDPGLKGDTANGGSKPATLSTGAVVRVPLFINQGDVIKVDTRSGEYVSRA, encoded by the coding sequence ATGGCCAACTATTCTACCAACGAATTCCGCTTGGGTCTTAAAGTGATGTTGGATGGAGACCCATGCTCCATCGTCGAAAACGAGGTGGTAAAACCCGGTAAAGGTCAAGCCTTCAACCGCGTCAGACTGCGCAACCTGAAAAGCGGCAAAACCTGGGAACGCACCTTCAAGTCCGGCGAAAGCGTAGAAGCGGCCGACATTATGGATGTAGACCTGCAATACCTGTACAACGATGGCGAGTTTTTCCACTTTATGGATCAGCAGAGCTTTGAACAGCAGGCTGCCGACGCCACGGCCGTAGGCGAGACTGCCAAATGGCTGAAAGAGGAAGACGTCTGCACCGTGACCCTGTGGAACGGCACCCCTTTGGCGGTTGCTGCGCCGAACTTCGTCGAACTGGAGATCATCGAGACTGATCCTGGCTTAAAAGGTGATACTGCCAACGGCGGCTCCAAACCCGCCACACTGTCCACCGGTGCCGTTGTGCGCGTTCCCCTGTTCATCAATCAGGGCGATGTCATCAAAGTTGATACCCGTTCCGGCGAGTACGTTTCCCGCGCCTGA
- the epmB gene encoding EF-P beta-lysylation protein EpmB: MITRTAPSWHTEDWQILLSGSIRCPETLWKRLNLPLDTLPAALKAHHDFPLRVPEPYLDKIEPGNPDDPLLKQVLPVAQETEPRPGFVADPLGERLANPSSGLLHKYQSRVLLILSGACAINCRYCFRRHFPYADNRLSSQEFADIQAYLEAHPEVNEVILSGGDPLVVSNARLATLLKIIENIPTISRLRIHTRLPVVIPQRIDTGLLEVLGNSRLNRVLVTHSNHPQELDEVFDQAMGALRQAGVHLLNQAVLLNGINDQADVQAALSERLFQAGVLPYYLHLLDPVAGAHHFDVSEKSAQKMMAELHRRLPGFLIPRLVREISGKSGKTLIDLHLS; the protein is encoded by the coding sequence ATGATAACTCGAACTGCCCCAAGTTGGCATACTGAAGACTGGCAAATTCTGCTTTCTGGCAGCATTCGTTGCCCGGAAACCCTGTGGAAGCGCCTGAATCTGCCTTTGGACACCTTGCCAGCGGCGCTGAAGGCGCACCACGACTTTCCCCTGCGGGTGCCGGAGCCCTATCTGGATAAAATTGAGCCGGGTAACCCCGATGATCCGTTGTTGAAGCAGGTGCTGCCGGTGGCCCAGGAAACCGAGCCCCGGCCGGGGTTTGTGGCCGACCCCCTGGGGGAGCGTCTGGCCAACCCCAGTAGCGGCTTGCTGCACAAATACCAGAGCCGGGTGCTGTTGATACTCAGCGGAGCCTGCGCCATCAATTGCCGTTACTGCTTTCGACGCCACTTCCCTTATGCGGATAACCGTCTTTCCAGCCAGGAATTTGCGGACATTCAGGCCTATCTGGAAGCCCATCCCGAGGTGAATGAGGTCATTCTCAGCGGTGGAGATCCCCTGGTGGTGAGTAATGCGCGATTGGCTACCTTATTGAAAATAATAGAAAATATACCCACCATAAGCCGGTTGCGTATTCATACGCGGTTGCCGGTGGTGATTCCCCAGCGAATTGATACAGGCCTGCTGGAGGTGCTGGGCAACAGCCGCCTTAACCGGGTGCTGGTTACTCACAGCAACCACCCGCAGGAGCTGGATGAGGTGTTTGATCAGGCGATGGGCGCGCTGCGTCAGGCCGGGGTACACCTGCTGAATCAGGCGGTTCTGTTGAACGGCATAAATGATCAGGCTGATGTGCAGGCAGCCCTCAGCGAGCGCCTGTTTCAGGCCGGGGTGCTGCCTTATTATCTGCATTTGCTGGATCCGGTGGCCGGCGCCCATCACTTTGATGTGTCTGAAAAAAGTGCCCAGAAGATGATGGCTGAGCTGCATCGTCGCTTGCCCGGTTTCCTGATTCCTCGCTTAGTGAGAGAGATTTCAGGAAAATCAGGCAAAACCCTGATAGATTTACACTTATCCTGA